A genomic segment from Microbacterium sp. SORGH_AS_0428 encodes:
- a CDS encoding carbonic anhydrase, whose product MLEGNARFVAGTPRHPRQDVERRHELAAGQRPRAALFGCSDSRLAAEIIFDEGLGDLFVVRNAGQVISDSVVGSLEYAVQVLGTPLIVVLGHDECGAVRAAIDSTSPDAPALPPRIWRQVAPIVPAVRRVQVAEGTNAATVDAEHVGREHLRDTVTELLHSSELISAAVADGSLAIVGVNYRLAKGVAEPDFIVGEATESAA is encoded by the coding sequence ATGCTCGAGGGCAATGCGCGCTTCGTCGCGGGCACGCCGCGCCACCCCCGGCAGGATGTGGAGCGCCGCCACGAGCTGGCCGCCGGTCAGCGCCCGCGCGCGGCTCTGTTCGGCTGCTCCGACTCGCGCCTGGCCGCCGAGATCATCTTCGACGAGGGTCTGGGCGACCTGTTCGTCGTGCGCAATGCCGGCCAGGTCATCTCCGACTCCGTCGTCGGCAGCCTCGAGTATGCGGTCCAGGTTCTCGGCACTCCCCTCATCGTCGTGCTCGGCCACGACGAGTGCGGCGCCGTCCGCGCCGCCATCGACAGCACCTCGCCCGACGCACCCGCCCTGCCGCCGCGCATCTGGCGTCAGGTCGCGCCCATCGTGCCGGCCGTGCGCCGCGTGCAGGTCGCCGAGGGCACCAACGCCGCCACGGTCGACGCCGAGCACGTCGGCCGTGAGCACCTTCGCGACACCGTCACCGAGCTGCTGCACTCGTCGGAGCTCATCAGCGCCGCCGTGGCCGACGGCTCGCTCGCGATCGTCGGCGTGAACTACCGCCTTGCGAAGGGCGTCGCCGAGCCCGACTTCATCGTCGGCGAGGCGACCGAGTCCGCCGCCTGA
- a CDS encoding DUF4245 domain-containing protein: protein MARGPRVVAELGRPETADETAARKAESSRIYRSSQTFRNLIAALLATLGVVIVIIFAVPRGNPAPAPAVNVAEIADGFADAYGRPVISPDVPENWRVNQAQLEGNSVPAFTIVYVPDAESYINIAQAFDADAGWVARTLNGAAPTGTETIDGIEWQRYEISDARSAGGVSYALATPAGPDQILVYGTAKPDTAAQLATTVTDTILQLREETP from the coding sequence ATGGCCAGAGGTCCCCGCGTCGTCGCCGAGCTCGGCCGCCCAGAGACCGCCGACGAGACCGCCGCCCGCAAGGCGGAGTCCTCGCGCATCTACCGCTCGAGCCAGACGTTCCGAAACCTCATCGCGGCGCTGCTCGCGACCCTCGGCGTCGTGATCGTGATCATCTTCGCGGTGCCGCGCGGCAATCCGGCGCCCGCCCCCGCCGTGAACGTCGCAGAGATCGCCGACGGCTTCGCGGACGCCTACGGGCGCCCCGTCATCTCCCCCGATGTGCCGGAGAACTGGCGCGTGAACCAGGCGCAGCTCGAGGGCAACAGCGTCCCGGCTTTCACCATCGTCTACGTGCCCGACGCCGAGAGCTACATCAACATCGCGCAGGCGTTCGACGCGGATGCGGGGTGGGTGGCCCGCACGCTCAACGGCGCCGCACCGACCGGCACCGAGACGATCGACGGCATCGAGTGGCAGCGGTACGAGATCTCCGACGCCCGCTCCGCCGGCGGCGTCTCTTATGCCCTGGCGACCCCCGCGGGGCCCGACCAGATCCTCGTGTACGGCACGGCCAAGCCCGACACCGCGGCGCAGCTGGCCACGACCGTCACCGACACCATCCTTCAGCTGCGTGAGGAGACACCGTGA
- a CDS encoding exodeoxyribonuclease VII small subunit, giving the protein MSAPEETAPEIASLSFEQARDELVRVVAELEQGSPTLEQSLSLWERGEALAARCEEWLLGAKRRLDAARSGAEGEL; this is encoded by the coding sequence ATGTCCGCGCCCGAGGAGACCGCTCCCGAGATCGCGTCGTTGTCGTTCGAGCAGGCGCGCGACGAGCTCGTGCGTGTCGTCGCCGAACTCGAGCAGGGCTCCCCCACCCTCGAGCAGTCGCTCTCGCTGTGGGAACGCGGCGAGGCGCTCGCGGCCCGGTGCGAGGAGTGGCTGCTGGGTGCCAAGCGCCGGCTGGATGCGGCGCGCTCCGGCGCCGAGGGCGAACTCTGA
- the xseA gene encoding exodeoxyribonuclease VII large subunit codes for MTRFAPDAAARAPHGDDVHPRDATREAPTSVARFNETIRAFISSWGSVWVEGEITSWNVRGGNVYGRLKDLTGDASVSFRIWSSTLQRLPDDLKVGDRVVASVKSDYFVRTGDFSVLVSAMRHTGIGDQLAAIEQLRAALRAEGLFSAERKRPLPFLPHLVGLITGERSDAEKDVHRNAELRWPQVSFRTEYAAVQGDRCVPETIAALQKLDADPDVDVIIIARGGGDPQHLLGFSDERLLRAVAAASTPVVSAIGHENDHPLLDDVADLRASTPTDAAKRVVPDVGEQRTLVRQLRARLGSRLSMRVSHDIAQLEQLRSRPVLRDPAALLERRAHEIELLAARGRDTIERSHSHAARQTAELRASLRALSPGATLARGYAIAHVAGGVIVRDAAQAPEGTELTVTVARGSFAATSGGEVPETSGTAADA; via the coding sequence ATGACGAGGTTCGCACCGGATGCGGCGGCGCGGGCCCCGCACGGTGATGACGTCCATCCCCGCGACGCCACCCGCGAGGCGCCCACATCCGTCGCCCGGTTCAACGAGACCATCCGCGCCTTCATCTCCTCCTGGGGCTCGGTGTGGGTCGAGGGCGAGATCACGTCGTGGAACGTGCGCGGCGGCAATGTCTACGGCAGGTTGAAAGACCTGACCGGCGACGCGAGCGTGTCGTTCCGCATCTGGTCGTCGACGCTGCAGCGCCTGCCCGACGACCTGAAGGTGGGCGATCGCGTCGTCGCGAGCGTCAAGTCCGACTACTTCGTGCGCACCGGCGATTTCAGCGTCCTGGTCTCCGCGATGCGGCACACCGGCATCGGCGACCAGCTCGCCGCGATCGAGCAGCTGCGTGCCGCCCTCCGCGCCGAGGGGCTCTTCTCGGCCGAGCGCAAGCGTCCGCTCCCCTTCCTTCCGCACCTGGTCGGTCTCATCACGGGTGAGCGATCGGACGCGGAGAAAGACGTCCACCGCAACGCCGAGCTGCGCTGGCCGCAGGTGAGCTTCCGCACCGAGTACGCCGCGGTGCAGGGCGACCGGTGCGTGCCCGAGACGATCGCCGCGCTGCAGAAGCTGGATGCCGACCCCGACGTCGACGTGATCATCATCGCCCGCGGCGGCGGCGACCCGCAGCACCTGCTGGGCTTCAGCGACGAACGACTGCTGCGGGCGGTCGCCGCGGCTTCGACCCCGGTCGTCTCGGCGATCGGCCACGAGAACGACCACCCCCTGCTCGACGATGTCGCCGACCTCCGCGCCTCGACGCCGACGGACGCCGCCAAGCGCGTCGTGCCGGATGTGGGCGAGCAGCGCACGCTCGTGCGGCAGCTGCGGGCACGCCTGGGCTCGCGCCTCAGCATGCGCGTGTCGCACGACATCGCGCAGCTCGAGCAGTTGCGCTCGCGCCCGGTGCTCCGCGACCCCGCCGCGCTTCTCGAGCGGCGCGCGCACGAGATCGAGCTGCTCGCGGCACGCGGGCGCGACACGATCGAGCGCTCGCACAGCCATGCCGCGCGCCAGACGGCCGAGCTGCGCGCGTCGCTGCGCGCTCTCTCACCCGGCGCCACGCTCGCCCGCGGCTACGCGATCGCCCACGTCGCCGGCGGCGTGATCGTGCGGGATGCGGCGCAGGCGCCCGAGGGCACCGAGCTGACCGTCACGGTCGCACGCGGCTCCTTCGCGGCCACCTCCGGCGGCGAGGTGCCCGAGACGTCTGGGACGGCGGCGGACGCCTAG
- a CDS encoding 4-hydroxy-3-methylbut-2-enyl diphosphate reductase, with product MPARSGRLQDIPVVGRKRVLLAAPRGYCAGVDRAVIAVEKALERYGAPVYVRKQIVHNVHVVTELEAKGAIFVEEVDEVPAGAHVVFSAHGVSPAVVSAAADRGLQAIDATCPLVTKVHREAVRFARDDFEILLIGHLGHEEVEGTAGEAPEHVTIVNSPADADTVEVRDPDKVVWLSQTTLSVDETMETVRRLRERFPNLQDPPSDDICYATQNRQVAIKKVARDADLVIVVGSANSSNSVRLVEVALEHGAKAAYRVDYAEEVRQEWLDGVATVGVTSGASVPEVLVQEVLDVLAGAGYADVAEVRTAEEDLIFSLPKELRRDASGATDARARGGRGRA from the coding sequence ATGCCGGCGCGCAGCGGCCGGCTTCAGGATATCCCGGTCGTCGGACGCAAGAGAGTGCTGCTGGCAGCCCCCCGCGGATACTGCGCCGGCGTCGACCGCGCGGTCATCGCCGTCGAGAAGGCGCTCGAGCGCTACGGCGCGCCCGTCTATGTGCGCAAGCAGATCGTGCACAACGTGCACGTCGTGACCGAGCTCGAGGCCAAGGGCGCGATCTTCGTCGAGGAGGTCGACGAGGTCCCCGCCGGCGCGCACGTCGTCTTCAGCGCGCACGGCGTCTCGCCCGCCGTCGTCTCGGCCGCCGCCGATCGTGGCCTGCAGGCGATCGATGCGACCTGCCCCCTCGTGACGAAGGTGCACCGCGAGGCCGTGCGCTTCGCCCGCGACGACTTCGAGATCCTGCTCATCGGCCACCTCGGACACGAGGAGGTCGAGGGCACGGCCGGCGAAGCGCCCGAGCACGTGACGATCGTCAACTCGCCCGCAGACGCCGACACCGTCGAGGTGCGCGACCCCGACAAGGTCGTGTGGCTCTCGCAGACCACGCTCTCGGTCGACGAGACGATGGAGACCGTGCGGCGCCTGCGCGAGCGGTTCCCGAATCTGCAGGATCCGCCTTCCGACGACATCTGTTACGCCACGCAGAACCGCCAGGTCGCGATCAAGAAGGTCGCGCGCGACGCGGATCTGGTCATCGTGGTCGGCTCCGCCAACTCCTCCAACAGCGTGCGCCTCGTCGAGGTCGCGCTCGAGCACGGCGCCAAGGCCGCCTACCGCGTCGACTACGCGGAGGAGGTGCGCCAGGAGTGGCTGGACGGCGTCGCCACGGTCGGTGTGACCAGCGGCGCCTCGGTGCCCGAGGTGCTCGTGCAGGAGGTGCTCGACGTGCTCGCCGGTGCCGGTTACGCCGACGTCGCCGAGGTGCGCACCGCCGAGGAGGACCTCATCTTCTCGCTTCCGAAGGAGCTGCGTCGCGACGCATCCGGCGCCACCGATGCGCGCGCCCGCGGCGGACGGGGGCGCGCATGA
- a CDS encoding DUF6264 family protein — MSDERPRPQYGEYATPEEQRARIRQPDATFDLDAGKAPDAAPPAPAPAPAAGPAARNPRAMDRVATIALLALGLFEVLRSIPGFVDPNELLTQLLTQFGVDGGLTDAAGARAWGAAAAILLAAGWFATAAVSVWNLRAGRLSFWIPLVGGVVFTLLASMLLVVPLMSDPGLMQQLGGITPLPTPSAT, encoded by the coding sequence ATGAGCGACGAACGTCCCCGCCCCCAGTACGGCGAGTACGCCACGCCCGAAGAGCAGCGCGCCCGCATCCGTCAGCCCGACGCGACCTTCGACCTCGACGCGGGCAAGGCTCCGGATGCGGCCCCGCCCGCACCCGCCCCGGCCCCCGCCGCGGGCCCCGCTGCGCGGAACCCGCGGGCGATGGACCGCGTCGCCACGATCGCGCTGCTCGCGCTCGGACTGTTCGAGGTGCTGCGCTCGATCCCCGGCTTCGTCGACCCCAACGAGCTGCTCACGCAGCTGCTGACCCAGTTCGGCGTCGACGGTGGACTGACGGATGCGGCCGGCGCCCGGGCCTGGGGAGCGGCTGCCGCCATCCTGCTCGCGGCCGGATGGTTCGCGACCGCGGCCGTCTCGGTGTGGAATCTGCGGGCCGGGCGACTGAGCTTCTGGATCCCGCTCGTGGGCGGCGTGGTGTTCACGCTCCTGGCGAGCATGCTCCTGGTGGTGCCGCTGATGTCGGACCCGGGCCTCATGCAGCAGTTGGGCGGCATCACGCCCCTGCCGACGCCGAGCGCGACATGA
- a CDS encoding MOSC domain-containing protein, translated as MTARVVAVCAVHALIPDAGTIGVTAIDKRPLDGAVRVGPYGVRGDVQANRKHHGGLDQAVYAYAQEDAAFWESELGRELAPGWFGENLRTEGIDVNAVVIGERWRIGDTLVLEVTRHRNPCQTFARRLGGPEARGWVKRFAEERRLGPYFRVVKSGAISAGDEIVVLSRPEGAPGLLDGV; from the coding sequence ATGACCGCGCGCGTCGTCGCCGTCTGTGCCGTGCACGCGCTGATCCCGGATGCGGGCACGATCGGCGTGACCGCGATCGACAAGCGCCCGCTCGACGGCGCTGTGCGCGTCGGCCCGTACGGGGTGCGCGGCGACGTGCAGGCCAACCGCAAGCACCACGGCGGGCTCGATCAGGCCGTCTACGCCTATGCGCAGGAGGACGCGGCGTTCTGGGAGAGCGAGCTGGGCCGCGAGCTGGCGCCCGGATGGTTCGGCGAGAACCTGCGCACCGAGGGCATCGACGTCAACGCCGTCGTGATCGGGGAGCGGTGGCGCATCGGCGACACGCTCGTTCTCGAGGTCACCCGGCACCGCAACCCCTGCCAGACCTTCGCCCGCCGTCTCGGCGGACCGGAAGCGCGCGGCTGGGTCAAGCGTTTCGCCGAGGAGCGGCGGCTCGGCCCTTACTTCCGCGTGGTGAAGTCGGGCGCGATCTCCGCGGGCGACGAGATCGTCGTGCTCTCGCGGCCCGAAGGCGCCCCGGGGCTGCTTGACGGCGTCTGA
- a CDS encoding TetR family transcriptional regulator, whose translation MPALRERRERQHPDRQFAAHGPAGARIDRIAEAAGVNKERIYSYFGSKDALFEAVIVHELSEVFEEVPLEGEGPRAIGDYAAGLFERIVRKPEFGRLMAWEGLVRGGDVPDRAVREEHCRSKVATCSGRFPASRKRMRGSCC comes from the coding sequence GTGCCAGCTCTCCGTGAACGGCGAGAGCGCCAGCATCCCGATCGTCAGTTCGCGGCGCACGGGCCCGCCGGGGCGCGGATCGACCGGATCGCGGAGGCGGCCGGAGTCAACAAGGAGCGGATCTACTCGTACTTCGGGAGCAAGGACGCGCTCTTCGAGGCGGTGATCGTGCACGAGCTGTCCGAGGTGTTCGAGGAGGTTCCGCTCGAGGGTGAGGGGCCGCGAGCGATCGGCGACTACGCCGCGGGTCTCTTCGAGCGCATCGTGAGAAAGCCCGAGTTCGGTCGGTTGATGGCCTGGGAGGGTCTCGTCCGCGGGGGAGACGTGCCGGATCGTGCCGTCCGCGAAGAGCACTGCAGATCCAAGGTGGCCACGTGCAGCGGGCGCTTCCCGGCGTCTCGAAAGCGGATGCGGGGCAGTTGCTGTTGA
- the fbaA gene encoding class II fructose-bisphosphate aldolase: protein MPVATPDQYAEMLDRAKAGGFAYPAINAASSQSINAILQGLTEAGSDGIIQVTTGGADYFAGHTVKGRATGAIAFAKFATEVAKNYPITVALHTDHCPKPALEDFVLPLIAASEEEVKAGRNPLFQSHMWDGSAVPLDENIAIAKELLPRIKAINAILEVEIGVVGGEEDGVKHEGSNEALYTTTADVAKAVEALGLGDAGRWIAALTFGNVHGVYKPGNVKLRPELLGEIQEGIAAQFGTGPKPLDLVFHGGSGSTPEEIALAVANGVVKMNIDTDTQYAFTRSVAGFMFSNYDGVLKVDGEVGNKKAYDPRAWGKVAETAMAARVVEATQQLGSAGKSLGA from the coding sequence ATGCCCGTCGCAACACCCGATCAGTATGCCGAGATGCTCGACCGCGCGAAGGCGGGCGGCTTCGCGTACCCGGCCATCAACGCGGCGAGCTCGCAGTCGATCAACGCGATCCTGCAGGGCCTCACGGAAGCCGGTTCCGACGGCATCATCCAGGTCACCACCGGTGGCGCCGACTACTTCGCCGGCCACACCGTCAAGGGTCGCGCGACCGGCGCGATCGCCTTCGCGAAGTTCGCCACCGAGGTCGCCAAGAACTACCCGATCACGGTCGCCCTCCACACCGACCACTGCCCCAAGCCCGCCCTCGAGGACTTCGTGCTGCCGCTGATCGCCGCATCCGAAGAAGAGGTCAAGGCCGGACGCAACCCGCTCTTCCAGTCGCACATGTGGGACGGCTCGGCCGTTCCCCTCGACGAGAACATCGCGATCGCCAAGGAGCTCCTGCCCCGCATCAAGGCGATCAACGCGATCCTCGAGGTCGAGATCGGCGTCGTGGGCGGCGAAGAGGACGGCGTGAAGCACGAGGGCTCGAACGAGGCGCTCTACACGACCACCGCGGATGTGGCCAAGGCCGTCGAGGCCCTCGGCCTCGGTGACGCCGGCCGCTGGATCGCCGCCCTCACCTTCGGCAACGTGCACGGCGTCTACAAGCCCGGCAACGTGAAGCTGCGCCCGGAGCTGCTCGGTGAGATCCAGGAGGGCATCGCCGCGCAGTTCGGTACCGGCCCGAAGCCCCTCGACCTCGTGTTCCACGGCGGCAGCGGCTCGACCCCCGAAGAGATCGCCCTCGCGGTCGCGAACGGCGTCGTGAAGATGAACATCGACACCGACACCCAGTACGCGTTCACCCGTTCGGTCGCCGGCTTCATGTTCTCGAACTACGACGGCGTCCTGAAGGTCGACGGCGAGGTGGGCAACAAGAAGGCCTACGACCCGCGCGCCTGGGGCAAGGTCGCAGAGACCGCCATGGCCGCCCGCGTCGTCGAGGCGACGCAGCAGCTCGGCTCCGCCGGCAAGTCGCTCGGCGCCTGA
- the glpX gene encoding class II fructose-bisphosphatase, producing the protein MVSLTADMSPLHPDRNLALELVRATEAAAIRSVPFIGRGQKEVADGAAVDAMRAFLTTVNFDGVIVIGEGEKDNAPMLFNGEHVGTGRGPKCDIAVDPIDGTSLTAAGRNNALSVIAVADHGAMLDASSVFYMDKLVTGPAGVGVVDIRLPIGENIRLLAKALGKPVDEIVVSVLHRPRHDQLIEEIREAGAGTRLMSDGDVAGGINAARHNARTDMCVGIGGSPEGIVTACAIKALGGHIQGRLAPRNDDEKQRGIDAGLKVDGTVYEAEDLVKGKNTIFVATGVTDGQLVAGVRREGEHIYTESVVLRGASGTLRRISSEHLTSKWL; encoded by the coding sequence ATGGTGAGCCTTACTGCCGACATGAGTCCGCTGCACCCCGACCGTAACCTCGCGCTCGAGCTCGTGCGCGCGACGGAGGCTGCGGCCATCCGCTCCGTTCCCTTCATCGGGCGCGGCCAGAAAGAAGTGGCCGACGGCGCGGCGGTCGACGCCATGCGGGCCTTCCTCACCACCGTGAACTTCGACGGCGTGATCGTCATCGGCGAGGGCGAGAAGGACAACGCGCCCATGCTCTTCAACGGCGAGCACGTCGGCACCGGGCGCGGCCCGAAGTGTGACATCGCGGTCGACCCGATCGACGGCACCTCGCTGACCGCCGCCGGACGCAACAACGCGCTGTCGGTCATCGCGGTCGCCGACCACGGCGCCATGCTCGACGCGTCCAGCGTCTTCTACATGGACAAGCTCGTGACCGGCCCCGCGGGCGTTGGCGTCGTCGACATCCGTCTTCCCATCGGCGAGAACATCCGTCTGCTCGCGAAGGCGCTCGGCAAGCCCGTCGACGAGATCGTCGTCTCGGTGCTGCACCGTCCGCGCCACGACCAGCTCATCGAGGAGATCCGCGAAGCTGGGGCAGGAACCCGCCTGATGAGCGACGGCGACGTCGCCGGCGGCATCAACGCGGCCCGCCACAACGCCCGCACCGACATGTGCGTCGGGATCGGCGGGAGCCCCGAAGGCATCGTCACCGCCTGCGCGATCAAGGCGCTCGGCGGCCACATCCAGGGTCGCCTCGCCCCGCGCAACGACGACGAGAAGCAGCGCGGCATCGACGCGGGCCTCAAAGTCGACGGCACCGTCTACGAGGCCGAGGATCTCGTCAAGGGCAAGAACACGATCTTCGTCGCCACGGGCGTGACCGACGGCCAGCTGGTCGCCGGCGTGCGTCGCGAGGGCGAGCACATCTACACCGAGAGCGTCGTGCTGCGCGGCGCCTCCGGCACCCTCCGCCGCATCTCGAGCGAGCACCTCACCTCGAAGTGGCTCTGA
- a CDS encoding UDP-N-acetylmuramyl pentapeptide phosphotransferase — MSATQENAHPHTGALAVVADAVAVNNPDPARRPDVLFRVRREEGHQSSPWWAIGAFVGVSAVVLLLLSFVPGGA, encoded by the coding sequence ATGTCCGCAACCCAGGAGAATGCGCACCCGCACACGGGAGCGCTCGCCGTCGTCGCCGACGCCGTGGCTGTCAACAACCCCGACCCCGCGCGCCGTCCGGACGTCCTCTTCCGCGTCCGCCGCGAAGAGGGCCACCAGTCGAGCCCGTGGTGGGCGATCGGCGCGTTCGTCGGTGTCTCCGCCGTCGTGCTGCTGTTGCTGAGCTTCGTACCCGGCGGCGCCTGA
- a CDS encoding DNA recombination protein RmuC codes for MDPVILLVAALCLAAGIALGWFAAHSRASGQQGALSARAAAAESAAAAARAELERQGGLYREFVERQRAEQRERDDRDRRENAVVAALAPVRDTLAQVRVKVDDLERERHAQYGALAEQLRRAQETDDLLRDTTASLSSALRSTSTRGVWGEVQLRRVVEAAGLTRHVDFDVQSSISSDAGSGRPDMIVRLPGGKAIAVDAKVPLDAFIESQAIADTAQGEDAVRRRALRDKHVKALRAHIDALAKKQYWAGIESSPEFVICFVPNEALLATALDEDPALLDYAFRQRVALASPVNLWAVLRTVAYTWTQEAVSDDARELFTLGTQLYERLGGLTKHIDDLRRGIERTVDGYNRFVGSLESRVLVTARRFPGIDETKLDAVAAPAALESTPRRLSAPEFTAALDEVRRAASADADEAASADETQLPASPA; via the coding sequence ATGGACCCCGTGATCCTCCTCGTCGCCGCGCTGTGTCTCGCCGCCGGCATCGCCCTCGGCTGGTTCGCCGCGCACTCTCGCGCCTCCGGGCAACAGGGTGCGCTCTCGGCCCGCGCCGCGGCCGCCGAGTCCGCTGCCGCGGCCGCCCGTGCCGAACTCGAGCGGCAGGGCGGGCTGTACCGGGAGTTCGTGGAGCGCCAACGCGCCGAACAGCGCGAACGAGACGACCGCGACCGGCGCGAGAACGCCGTTGTGGCCGCCCTCGCCCCGGTCCGCGACACCCTCGCCCAGGTGCGGGTCAAGGTCGACGACCTCGAGCGGGAGCGCCACGCCCAGTACGGGGCTCTGGCTGAGCAGCTGCGCCGCGCGCAGGAGACCGACGATCTGCTGCGCGACACGACCGCGTCGCTGTCTTCCGCTCTGCGCTCGACGAGCACCCGCGGGGTCTGGGGCGAGGTGCAGCTGCGTCGCGTCGTCGAGGCGGCAGGACTCACCCGTCACGTCGACTTCGACGTGCAATCATCGATCAGCTCGGATGCGGGATCGGGCCGCCCCGACATGATCGTGCGGCTCCCGGGCGGCAAGGCGATCGCCGTCGATGCCAAGGTGCCGCTCGACGCGTTCATCGAGTCGCAGGCGATCGCCGACACCGCGCAGGGTGAGGATGCGGTGCGCCGCCGCGCGCTCCGCGACAAGCATGTGAAGGCCCTGCGCGCCCACATCGACGCGCTCGCGAAGAAGCAGTACTGGGCGGGGATCGAATCCAGCCCCGAGTTCGTGATCTGCTTCGTGCCGAACGAGGCGCTGCTCGCGACCGCACTCGACGAAGACCCCGCTCTCCTCGACTACGCGTTCCGCCAGCGTGTGGCCCTCGCCTCCCCGGTGAACCTCTGGGCGGTGCTCCGCACGGTCGCCTATACGTGGACGCAGGAGGCCGTCTCCGACGATGCCCGCGAGCTCTTCACGCTGGGAACGCAGCTCTATGAGCGCCTCGGCGGGCTCACCAAGCACATCGACGACCTGCGTCGCGGCATCGAGCGCACGGTCGACGGCTACAACCGGTTCGTCGGGTCGCTCGAGAGCCGCGTCCTGGTGACCGCGCGACGCTTCCCCGGCATCGATGAGACGAAGCTGGATGCGGTCGCCGCGCCCGCCGCGCTCGAGTCCACGCCGCGCCGGCTGAGCGCCCCGGAGTTCACCGCTGCTCTCGACGAGGTGCGACGGGCCGCATCCGCCGACGCGGACGAGGCCGCATCCGCCGACGAGACACAGCTGCCGGCCTCCCCCGCCTGA
- a CDS encoding exonuclease domain-containing protein: protein MSLDFTAIDFETANSSSASACAVGLARVRGGRIVATAGWLIRPPEGHDRFFELNIGIHGIRPEHVVDAKGWSEQLDDIAAFAGADVLVAHNAGFDMAVLRRACAATGDICPPYRYACTLQLARRTYDLPSYRLPIVAAEAGFAEFRHHDATADAAASAAIMIDAARRWNAPDIDALAAASRIRICEIDTAVAAAA from the coding sequence GTGTCATTGGATTTCACCGCGATCGACTTCGAGACGGCGAACTCCTCCAGCGCTTCGGCGTGCGCGGTGGGTCTGGCCCGCGTCCGCGGCGGGCGCATCGTCGCGACTGCGGGGTGGCTGATCCGCCCGCCCGAGGGGCACGACCGCTTCTTCGAGCTGAACATCGGCATCCACGGCATCCGCCCGGAGCACGTCGTGGACGCGAAGGGCTGGAGCGAGCAGCTCGACGACATCGCCGCCTTCGCCGGTGCGGATGTGCTCGTCGCGCACAACGCCGGGTTCGACATGGCCGTGCTGCGGCGCGCGTGCGCGGCGACGGGCGACATCTGCCCGCCGTACCGCTACGCCTGCACCCTCCAGCTCGCGCGCCGCACCTACGACCTGCCCAGCTACCGGCTGCCGATCGTCGCGGCCGAGGCGGGCTTCGCGGAGTTCCGCCACCACGACGCGACAGCGGATGCGGCCGCCTCCGCCGCCATCATGATCGATGCCGCGCGCCGCTGGAACGCGCCCGACATCGACGCCCTCGCCGCGGCCTCCCGCATCCGGATCTGCGAGATCGACACGGCGGTCGCCGCCGCGGCCTGA